In the genome of Fodinicurvata sp. EGI_FJ10296, the window GCCGTGCAGATCGCCAAGATCACCCTTTTCTCTGCTGCTTGCTACGCATTCTCTCGTCTGGTTGAACCGAGGCTGTCGGCGATCTTTGCCGACCTTGATCCGCGCACTGGCCCGTTCGTCTTCGCGGCCGGGACCGTCTTTCTAATCGCCGCCACGGCCGACGCGCTTGGCTTTTCCATGGCGATCGGGGCAATCTTCGCCGGCCTTGCCTTCAGCCGCGATCCTGCAGAGCGTCAGATCGACGACGCCTTCGCCTCCATTCTGGCGCTCTTCAGCCCATTCTTCTTTCTATCCATAGGGCTGTCGGTCGAATTCGACCGTTTCGGGGCCACTCTCTCGCTTGCCGCGGCACTCTTTGTCGCGCTTGTTGCAGGCAAGGCGCTAGGCGCCGGCCTTCCGGCCTGGGCTGTTTCCGGACGCAGAACCGGCCAGATTATCGGCGCGAGCATGGTGCCCCGGGCCGAGATATTCCTGATCGTCATGGCACACGGCCTGTCGATGGGGGCCTGGGCGGTGCCGTCTGAACTCTACACGGCCTCCGTTCTTGCGGCGGTGGCGACCTGTATTGCCGGCCCCTTAGTGGTGGCGCAGCTTTTGGGGCGCACGAGACCGTAGGCGGAATGGCTGACATGACCGCCAGGCTCTTCACACTGACTGTTGTCGCCTCGGTGTGATTTATCTCCGGCTGCTTGCGCATCCCAATGAAGCCGGCGACCTGTGGGCGTCACCTGGGGAAAAGTTGATGTTTTTTCTGTATGCCGTTCGCGTCCAGTTTTGGTTGTTTCCGACCAGGCGACAAGACAAAACTTTGATACCATTGGTTCGACGTCAGCGGATACATCACATTTGAATTGAACCACCACCTTTTTTATCAAGCTACTAGCCTGTTTTTCGGCTCCGACCCGCGACAACCATTACGAAGCCAAAGATGAAGGTAACGGCCAGCCCGCCAACGATGCGAAAATTCCATACTGCGCTATTGGCCGTCAGCGTGACAGTAGCCGACTCAATATCGATCCCGTTGGATGCCGCAATGTTGGCGCGCACCAAATAACCAGCATCCAAAGGAACCTCGAAGGTACCCAGATTGATGTTGTGACCACGAACACGAATGGAGCGGCCGGACTCATCGCTCGAATCATTAGCAATACCGCTGTGGGTGAAGATGTCCTTAATTTCTGCCTCTTCATCGCCCCCGATCGCGACATCATAACGGGCAATACGTCTGCCGATCCGGCCTGAATATTCTAGACCCAGAACTGCACGCACCGGATTCATTGTGGGGTCCAGTGCGACAGGCAACTCCTCACTGCGACCTTGCGAAGCCAATTCGATCTGCGTGACCGTCTCGCCCGACCAGTAAATCACATAGAAGACATAGAATATCGCGCTCGCGATCGCGAGGATCGCAAGCAAACCGCCCAGCCGACTAACGACGCTCTGCTGTTTGGTCATGCCATGCTCCTTGTTTTGCGATTTGGCTGCAACTGTCGCGGTGATGACACCATTTTTAGCGTGCGCATAACAGCTTCGAAGCCAACCAAGCTGCGCGACCACCACCATCTGATGAGCGCAAAGCAATATGGCCGCCGGATTTAAACGTATGGATGAGTTATTTTCGGTCGATAAAACAAAAAATTTTCTCCGTTCAAATTGATATCAGCGTCAGAATCTCGTTCTAGTGCAGGGGTATTTCACTGTGGCCACGGTTCCTAACAGAAAAGCGCTCTTCATTTCACCAAATCGCCACAAGTTTGTTGCCGTAATATTTAAAGTGCGTCGTCATCGGGTCGATGGCGAGCAATTCCGGAGCATCATTCTGGGCATAGGCGCTGCCTCCGGCGAGAGCTGTCTCAAAAGCGGCTATGAACATTTTTATCGTCGATGACTCCGTTCTCGGCGTGCTGCTATGGGAGCCCATTGTCTGGCCGGTGTCCTGTAGTCTGCTTTATGCGCTTGGTGGCTTCCGGCTGGCTTCATGGAGAAGATCGGGAACCGATTTGCGTCATGTTGTCAATTAGCTGGGTATAGTGTTCACGGGTGATCCAGTACTCCGCGACCGCCCCCCCGCATGGGAGCATCAGCGGAAGGAGCTGCTCGCCGGATTGAGCGTTGCCTTCGATCGAGGACTTGTTGAACCCTGGATACCCGTCGCGTTCGATTCGAAACCCCTCGATGCCGGGATAGAGATCACCGGCCGCCGCGTCGCACACGGCGCGCCGGTGCTCTGTGTCGCGCGCATAAGGCTCGTGATCGAGACCATAGATATGGCCGAGTTCATGGGTAACCAACTGCATCGCCGAGGTGAGCGGCGTATCGCCCATGCCCTTAGTGATCGTCATCTGGATCGTGGGAAAGGCAAAGCGGATGTCGTCGTCGGTGGCATGAAGGGCGTCGTAATCCGCGCCAAGGTCCCATTCGGCCCTTCCGGCGACCTCCAGCCACGAAAAGGGCGTGAAGAGCAGCCACACATCGGCGTCTGTTTGGCGCGCCGCCGCGAGACGGTCATGGGTGCTGGCCATGAGGTAGTTGCGGACACCCCCGGCATTGCCGCGCGCCACTTCATCCTGCATCTCCTGGTGATCGGCCGGCGCGTAATGCATCGCGCCGGCGAAACGGAGATTGGTGTCGGTCACCGGAAAGGTTTGGGTCGTGAAATCGGCGGCCGTGCGCGCAACGCGCCGTGCCTCGTTCAAAGCCCAGCCTGGCACGCCGTCACGCCACGGCCCGACGCGCGCCATATAGTACGCAATCGTCAACTCGGTTTGCAGGTCGTTCCACTCGACATCCGCGTCCTCGACGAACACTTCCGGCTCGCCGCACTGGTCGACGGGTTCGACTTCAATACGCACCTCGAAGGTCTCGTCGACCTCTGCGGGCGTCCAACCATAGAGATTGACCGAATTGTGCGCCGCCCGACGATCCTCGGCATCGTAGAGATCGAGCCGCCGGACCCGAGCCCCACGGACCTCGTCGAACAGCGGCTGCTCTTCGTCGCCGATCCCGCGGACATGGGTGCGAAACTCTTCCACCTGCCAATCTTCGTGCACGTCGTCGTGCGGGCGCCATTTCATGTAGACACGCGCAGCAGTCGGCTTGCCCACGATCAGCGGTTCGTTCGCGCTCACCTGGTAGAGATTGGTTTCAATGCCTTCGGTCCAGTCCTGGACGAAATGCTGGTGTGGTGTGAAGCGCGTGCTCGATCCGGGCGCCGTGTAGATCATGTCCTCGTCGTCATTGAGGTTGACCATGGTGTAAAAGTCACTGGTATGCGCGCTGGACAGCGCCGCACCGCTTGCGCTGCGCACGCCGCTCGGTCTTGCCGTCAGCCGATACCGAACGCCGTCGCGAAGCCGGTCGGCTGTCACGACGGCGACTTCATCGGGGGCGGCAAGCGCCAGGCTAGCCTCGACCCGCTCCATATCGCCGCCGGC includes:
- a CDS encoding cation:proton antiporter; amino-acid sequence: MTETHESYGQLMLVFGAVALLAIPLRSALRKVALPALIAFIALGLALSAADESLEFMTRDLRDQTGVLAQLGLVALLFRVGLESDPDRLAGQLRRAVVIWLPNMAVPAALAFALIWAWPGLGPIPALLTAIAASATSIGISTAPWEEAGALQSDDGALMLDVAELDDLSAAILLGIVFAVVPNLHEGNGTMGQAAWAGAVQIAKITLFSAACYAFSRLVEPRLSAIFADLDPRTGPFVFAAGTVFLIAATADALGFSMAIGAIFAGLAFSRDPAERQIDDAFASILALFSPFFFLSIGLSVEFDRFGATLSLAAALFVALVAGKALGAGLPAWAVSGRRTGQIIGASMVPRAEIFLIVMAHGLSMGAWAVPSELYTASVLAAVATCIAGPLVVAQLLGRTRP
- a CDS encoding Ig-like domain-containing protein, with protein sequence MPAFSRLRAALVAGAVGVTTTASAQDRCEPVPVDPWPTCSAAMMAQAINPPFTFESVGDVNLDAFADGANAELLPGRARLQVSHASGGVAGSGIACASHLGAVAAEGGASGISPEMAAQMELYTGEEFEGTESAGTVFRVFSPNLNVWRGGGMAGPLEVRHGGVGGWPANAAAQVVVELAGTPPSEIEAGQSYAARAYVSGDGRAQTVGGFITSWNGVIGRVSDPMDPEYRRACERSMARMRDMLEAVGVPFENAMGRAYRSYECESHLRLVDGVSRRVTQGSLSGEVVIEAVTANRVVGSFDLSGPATVAISTHRPERLTETEERSGPMTITGRFMAPNVRTTGMAGPHRAARVDGNDPEPGAGFTVAAQTPEPDRRNVSWTPDIRLRFSEPVDPDSLNADAITLSTRNAGGDMERVEASLALAAPDEVAVVTADRLRDGVRYRLTARPSGVRSASGAALSSAHTSDFYTMVNLNDDEDMIYTAPGSSTRFTPHQHFVQDWTEGIETNLYQVSANEPLIVGKPTAARVYMKWRPHDDVHEDWQVEEFRTHVRGIGDEEQPLFDEVRGARVRRLDLYDAEDRRAAHNSVNLYGWTPAEVDETFEVRIEVEPVDQCGEPEVFVEDADVEWNDLQTELTIAYYMARVGPWRDGVPGWALNEARRVARTAADFTTQTFPVTDTNLRFAGAMHYAPADHQEMQDEVARGNAGGVRNYLMASTHDRLAAARQTDADVWLLFTPFSWLEVAGRAEWDLGADYDALHATDDDIRFAFPTIQMTITKGMGDTPLTSAMQLVTHELGHIYGLDHEPYARDTEHRRAVCDAAAGDLYPGIEGFRIERDGYPGFNKSSIEGNAQSGEQLLPLMLPCGGAVAEYWITREHYTQLIDNMTQIGSRSSP